Proteins encoded by one window of Mesorhizobium sp. INR15:
- a CDS encoding queuosine precursor transporter, whose translation MTSFSRYLPFVAAMALVVVASNILVQFPMQGTVGGLSLADILTWGAFTYPFSFLVTDLANRRYGPAVARRIVFVGFMTAVVCSILIPPFLFRHGLIEFETAADRLVRIAAASGAAFLSAQLLDVTVFNRLRRQSWWRAPIIGTLVGSVFDTAVFFTIAFSAAFAFAGPSDSFALETAPLMGVFHVDAMRWVSWALGDLSVKLIIAVVALIPYRLLAARWSQPAVVA comes from the coding sequence ATGACTTCCTTCTCGAGATATCTGCCTTTCGTGGCCGCCATGGCGCTTGTCGTCGTGGCATCGAACATTCTTGTCCAGTTCCCGATGCAGGGCACGGTCGGCGGCCTGTCGCTGGCCGATATCCTGACCTGGGGCGCCTTCACCTATCCCTTCTCGTTCCTGGTCACCGACCTTGCCAATCGCCGCTATGGCCCCGCCGTGGCGCGCCGGATCGTCTTTGTCGGCTTCATGACGGCGGTGGTCTGCTCGATCCTCATCCCACCCTTCCTGTTCCGCCATGGCCTGATCGAGTTCGAGACGGCGGCAGACCGGCTGGTGCGCATCGCCGCGGCTTCCGGCGCCGCCTTCCTGTCCGCGCAATTGCTCGACGTGACCGTGTTCAACCGCCTGCGCCGGCAGAGCTGGTGGCGCGCGCCAATCATCGGCACCCTGGTCGGCTCGGTGTTCGACACCGCCGTATTCTTCACCATCGCTTTCTCGGCCGCTTTCGCCTTTGCTGGTCCAAGCGACAGTTTCGCACTCGAAACCGCGCCACTGATGGGTGTGTTCCACGTCGACGCCATGCGCTGGGTCTCGTGGGCGCTGGGCGATCTCTCGGTCAAGCTGATCATCGCCGTGGTCGCATTGATCCCTTACCGGTTGCTCGCTGCCCGCTGGAGCCAGCCGGCTGTTGTGGCTTAG
- a CDS encoding DMT family transporter, which produces MGRATLIGFSAVAMWALLALLTDASGAVPPFLLSAITFTIGTGVGLVARLFMPATDKSQKIPPQVWVIGIAGLFGYHFFYFTALRNAPAVEASLIAYLWPLLIVLGSALMPGERLSWNHVVGALLGLAGTFLIVTKGGGLAFDARYAFGYAMAAVCAVLWSSYSLLSRRFPSVPTSIVTWFCAATAVLSLACHLALEKTVLPDGAGQWLAVLGLGLMPVGAAFYAWDIGVKRGDIQVLGAASYAAPLLSTLVLISAGFAEPSPRILVACVLITGGAALAAKSLFLRKPATTESGAKA; this is translated from the coding sequence ATGGGGCGCGCAACACTGATCGGCTTCTCGGCGGTAGCCATGTGGGCGCTGCTGGCGCTGCTCACCGATGCTTCGGGCGCGGTGCCACCCTTCCTGCTGTCGGCGATTACCTTCACCATCGGCACCGGGGTCGGGCTTGTCGCGCGGCTGTTCATGCCGGCCACCGACAAGAGCCAGAAGATACCGCCGCAGGTCTGGGTAATCGGCATTGCCGGGCTGTTCGGCTATCACTTCTTCTATTTCACCGCGCTGCGCAATGCGCCGGCGGTGGAGGCAAGCCTGATCGCCTATCTGTGGCCGCTGCTGATTGTGCTCGGCTCGGCGCTGATGCCGGGCGAGCGCCTGTCCTGGAACCATGTCGTTGGCGCGCTGCTCGGCCTTGCCGGCACCTTCCTGATCGTCACCAAGGGTGGTGGCCTCGCCTTCGACGCCCGCTATGCCTTCGGCTATGCGATGGCCGCCGTGTGCGCGGTTCTGTGGTCGTCCTATTCGCTCCTGTCGCGGCGCTTCCCATCGGTGCCGACCAGCATCGTGACCTGGTTCTGCGCCGCGACGGCCGTGCTTTCGCTAGCCTGCCACCTCGCGCTGGAAAAGACCGTGCTGCCGGATGGCGCTGGGCAGTGGCTGGCGGTGCTTGGCCTTGGCCTGATGCCGGTGGGTGCGGCCTTCTACGCCTGGGACATCGGCGTGAAGCGCGGCGACATCCAGGTACTAGGCGCGGCAAGCTACGCGGCGCCGCTGCTTTCGACACTGGTGCTGATTTCGGCTGGCTTCGCGGAACCATCGCCGCGCATTCTCGTGGCCTGCGTGCTCATCACCGGCGGCGCGGCGCTGGCGGCAAAATCACTGTTCCTGCGCAAGCCGGCCACGACTGAAAGTGGAGCCAAGGCATGA
- a CDS encoding cupin domain-containing protein: protein MTSAAEIIAMLGLKPHPEGGWYTETFRDSAGGPRSHSTAIYFLLEGDQRPAWHRVKDAAEVWHFYAGAPLVLSMHQEDGAMANQVIEQVLGTELSAGERPQLVVPAGWWQSARSLGEWTLAGCTVAPGFDFAAFELAAPGWQPKQS, encoded by the coding sequence ATGACCAGCGCGGCTGAAATCATCGCGATGCTCGGGTTGAAGCCTCACCCCGAAGGCGGCTGGTACACGGAAACCTTTCGCGATAGCGCCGGCGGCCCGCGCAGCCATTCGACGGCGATCTATTTCCTGCTGGAAGGCGATCAAAGGCCGGCCTGGCACCGCGTGAAGGATGCTGCCGAGGTCTGGCATTTCTATGCCGGCGCCCCGCTCGTGCTGTCGATGCATCAGGAAGACGGCGCAATGGCTAATCAGGTCATCGAACAGGTGCTTGGCACCGAGTTGTCGGCGGGCGAACGGCCGCAGCTCGTCGTGCCAGCGGGCTGGTGGCAATCGGCGCGCAGCCTGGGCGAGTGGACACTGGCCGGCTGCACCGTGGCGCCAGGGTTTGATTTCGCGGCGTTCGAACTCGCCGCGCCGGGCTGGCAGCCGAAACAATCTTAA
- the gloB gene encoding hydroxyacylglutathione hydrolase — MPVEIEQFMCRSDNFGVLVHDPKSGQTAIIDAPEEAPILAALKRTGWTPTMILTTHHHADHVEANLALKERFKLRIVGPEAEKDKIPGIDETVEQGSVLHLGEERIDVIATPGHTAGHVSYHMPGSKVAFTADTLFALGCGRLFECKPPVMYESLKKLAALPAETAIYCGHEYTLSNARFALSVDPTNSALKERAAKIEALRADNKATLPTTIGEELSTNPFLRWHDPAIRKHLGMETASDADVFAEIRKRKDNF, encoded by the coding sequence ATGCCGGTCGAAATCGAACAATTCATGTGCCGCAGCGACAATTTCGGCGTGCTGGTACATGACCCCAAAAGTGGACAGACCGCGATCATCGACGCACCCGAGGAGGCGCCGATCCTGGCTGCCCTCAAGCGCACCGGCTGGACGCCGACGATGATCCTGACCACGCATCATCACGCCGATCACGTCGAGGCCAACCTGGCCCTGAAGGAGCGCTTCAAGCTGCGCATCGTCGGACCGGAGGCGGAGAAGGACAAGATTCCAGGCATCGACGAAACCGTCGAGCAAGGCTCTGTCCTGCATCTCGGCGAAGAGCGGATCGATGTGATTGCAACGCCCGGCCATACCGCCGGCCACGTCTCCTACCATATGCCTGGTTCGAAAGTGGCATTCACCGCCGACACGCTGTTTGCGCTGGGCTGCGGGCGGCTGTTCGAATGCAAGCCCCCTGTCATGTACGAGTCCTTGAAGAAACTCGCGGCACTTCCCGCCGAGACCGCCATCTATTGCGGCCATGAGTATACGCTCTCCAACGCCCGTTTCGCCTTGAGCGTCGATCCGACCAACTCGGCGCTGAAGGAACGTGCGGCGAAGATCGAGGCCCTGCGAGCCGACAACAAGGCGACGCTGCCGACCACGATCGGCGAAGAGCTCTCGACAAACCCGTTCCTGCGCTGGCACGATCCGGCAATCCGCAAACATCTCGGCATGGAGACAGCCTCCGATGCCGACGTGTTCGCCGAGATCCGCAAGCGCAAGGACAATTTCTAA
- the rpmB gene encoding 50S ribosomal protein L28, whose translation MSRTCELTAKAVMSGNNVSHANNKTRRRFLPNLVNVTLISEALNQNVRLRISANALRSVEHRGGLDAFLAKADAKELSQRARLLKKQIAKKIAEQAAA comes from the coding sequence ATGTCCCGCACCTGCGAACTCACTGCCAAGGCAGTCATGTCCGGCAACAACGTGAGCCACGCCAACAACAAGACCAGGCGTCGCTTCCTGCCGAATCTCGTCAATGTGACGCTGATCTCGGAAGCCCTGAACCAGAATGTGCGCCTGCGCATTTCCGCCAACGCCCTGCGTTCGGTCGAACATCGCGGTGGCCTCGATGCATTCCTGGCCAAGGCCGATGCCAAGGAGCTGTCGCAGCGCGCGCGCCTCCTGAAGAAGCAGATCGCCAAGAAGATCGCCGAACAGGCCGCAGCTTAA
- a CDS encoding lysoplasmalogenase → MMPFPGGIDANANATLIFSVVAAVIYAFTLGMQPTLARSAAKTLAVAMLGVLAQMQGGPLLLVGALALSAIGDAFLSRDGEKAFLGGLASFLLAHVVYVALFLRSGGGVALLGAESWRGAIALVMIVFAVVMLVALWRRVGPDLCVPIAVYIAAILAMGISALTVSNVLVIGGALLFMASDGLLATEKFLMAAISPHRAWMRLAVWVLYYAAQLAITFGFLLS, encoded by the coding sequence ATGATGCCCTTTCCTGGTGGCATCGACGCCAACGCCAATGCGACGCTGATCTTTTCGGTGGTGGCGGCGGTGATCTACGCCTTCACGCTCGGCATGCAGCCGACGCTTGCCCGGTCCGCCGCCAAGACGCTTGCCGTCGCCATGCTTGGCGTGTTGGCGCAAATGCAAGGCGGGCCGCTACTGCTGGTTGGCGCACTGGCGCTCAGCGCCATCGGTGACGCCTTCCTGTCACGCGACGGCGAAAAGGCCTTTCTCGGCGGACTGGCAAGCTTTCTTCTCGCGCATGTCGTTTATGTCGCGTTGTTCCTGCGCTCTGGCGGCGGCGTGGCATTGCTTGGCGCCGAATCGTGGCGCGGGGCGATCGCGCTGGTGATGATCGTTTTCGCCGTGGTCATGCTGGTGGCGCTGTGGCGCCGCGTTGGCCCTGATCTGTGTGTTCCGATCGCGGTCTATATCGCCGCCATTCTCGCCATGGGCATTTCGGCGCTGACGGTCAGCAATGTCTTGGTCATCGGCGGCGCGCTTCTGTTCATGGCGTCGGACGGGCTGCTTGCCACGGAAAAGTTTCTGATGGCCGCCATCTCGCCGCATCGGGCCTGGATGCGCCTGGCTGTCTGGGTGCTGTACTACGCCGCCCAGCTGGCGATCACGTTTGGGTTCTTACTGAGTTAA
- a CDS encoding class I SAM-dependent methyltransferase, whose amino-acid sequence MHSDIVDLRSFYSTTLGRFAERSITMALSSIWAAVPNERLVGLGYTLPWLERFGTDAERVFAFMPATQGAVVWPATGPTATALVFDEELPLVDSCIDRMLLVHSLEHVENPRETLNEIWRVLSPAGRVVIVVPNRRGVWARFEHTPFGNGRPFSRGQLTELLREANFTPASWSDALFFPPSRRRFMMRFHNVLERVGRRLWPIFSGVIVVEAQKRLYQGVPVAQRASRRVFMPVLSPHGATRLGRLAEGADAMPSGRRVTTP is encoded by the coding sequence ATGCATTCCGACATCGTCGATCTCCGTTCCTTCTATTCGACCACGCTCGGCCGGTTCGCCGAACGCTCGATCACCATGGCGCTGTCATCGATATGGGCAGCCGTGCCCAACGAGCGGCTGGTCGGCCTCGGCTATACCTTGCCATGGCTGGAGCGGTTCGGCACCGACGCTGAGCGGGTCTTTGCCTTCATGCCGGCGACGCAGGGCGCGGTGGTCTGGCCGGCGACGGGGCCGACGGCGACCGCGCTTGTCTTCGACGAGGAACTGCCGCTGGTCGATTCCTGTATCGACCGCATGCTGCTTGTCCACTCGCTCGAGCATGTCGAAAACCCGCGTGAAACGCTGAACGAGATCTGGCGAGTGCTGTCGCCGGCTGGCCGGGTCGTCATTGTCGTGCCCAACCGGCGGGGTGTGTGGGCGCGCTTCGAGCATACGCCGTTCGGCAACGGCCGGCCGTTTTCGCGCGGCCAGCTCACCGAATTGCTGCGCGAGGCGAATTTCACCCCTGCCTCCTGGTCGGACGCGCTGTTCTTCCCGCCATCGCGGCGCCGTTTCATGATGCGTTTTCACAATGTGCTGGAACGCGTCGGGCGGCGGCTGTGGCCGATCTTTTCCGGCGTCATCGTCGTCGAGGCGCAGAAACGGCTCTATCAAGGCGTGCCGGTCGCCCAGCGTGCCTCGCGCCGTGTCTTCATGCCGGTGTTGTCACCGCATGGCGCGACGCGGCTTGGCCGGCTTGCCGAGGGCGCGGACGCAATGCCGTCAGGCCGGCGGGTGACAACTCCGTGA
- a CDS encoding DUF3108 domain-containing protein yields the protein MLRSSCALAALLAIALPSAATAASPESFKGEYTVSFFGLSIARSTFSSRYENGAYLIEGSVSSAGLAKLFDDTRGTISSKGTIAGKKMVPQAFRADYTSGKKASVVDIRFANGTVTSTQVIPAPGERDPNNWVPLGASDLAAVLDPMAATVIHADSLDKVCGRKVKFYDGEMRADLTLTYASKGSISVPGYKGDTVTCRMGFEPVSGYRKGRKALNYLKDRSRMMVTFAPLGQTGVYAPIHATVGTQIGTLTISAGRFEAIN from the coding sequence ATGCTTCGTTCGTCTTGCGCCCTTGCGGCCCTGCTTGCCATCGCCCTGCCGTCTGCCGCGACAGCTGCCTCACCGGAATCCTTCAAGGGCGAATACACCGTGTCGTTCTTTGGCCTTTCGATCGCGAGATCGACGTTTTCCAGCCGCTATGAGAACGGCGCCTATTTGATCGAAGGCAGCGTCAGCAGCGCCGGCCTGGCCAAGCTATTCGACGACACGCGTGGCACCATCTCGTCTAAGGGCACGATTGCCGGGAAAAAAATGGTGCCGCAGGCGTTTCGTGCCGATTACACCTCCGGCAAGAAGGCATCGGTGGTCGATATCCGCTTTGCCAATGGCACTGTAACCTCGACGCAGGTCATTCCCGCGCCGGGTGAGCGCGACCCCAACAACTGGGTGCCGCTGGGCGCCAGCGATCTGGCGGCAGTGCTGGACCCGATGGCGGCGACCGTCATCCATGCCGACAGTCTGGACAAGGTCTGCGGACGCAAGGTGAAGTTCTACGACGGCGAGATGCGGGCCGATCTCACGCTGACCTACGCCTCGAAAGGGTCGATCTCGGTGCCAGGCTACAAGGGTGACACGGTCACCTGCCGGATGGGTTTCGAGCCCGTGTCGGGTTATCGCAAGGGCCGCAAGGCGCTCAATTATCTCAAGGACCGCAGCCGCATGATGGTGACGTTTGCACCGCTCGGCCAAACCGGGGTATATGCGCCGATCCACGCGACGGTCGGAACGCAGATCGGCACCTTGACCATCAGCGCGGGGCGTTTCGAAGCAATAAATTAG